A DNA window from Sphingomonas changnyeongensis contains the following coding sequences:
- the dnaK gene encoding molecular chaperone DnaK — MAKVIGIDLGTTNSCVAVMEGGKPKVIENAEGARTTPSVVAFTKDGERLIGQPAKRQAVTNPDNTIFAVKRLIGRRYDDPVTKRDTELVPYAISRGPNGDAWVQAGGKDYSPSQISAFTLQKMKETAEAYLGETVTQAVITVPAYFNDAQRQATKDAGQIAGLEVLRIINEPTAAALAYGLEKQDGKTIAVYDLGGGTFDISVLEIGDGVFEVKATNGDTFLGGEDFDSKVVEYLADEFKKAEGIDLRADRLALQRLKEAAERAKIELSSAQTTEINLPFITADATGPKHLVKTVTRADLERLVDDLIQRTLEPCRKALADAGVKAADISEVVLVGGMTRMPKVRQVVKDFFGKEPHTGVNPDEVVAMGAAIQAGVLQGDVKDVLLLDVTPLSLGIETLGGVFTRMIDRNTTIPTKKSQVYSTADDNQQAVTIRVFQGEREMAADNKLLGQFDLVGIPPAPRGVPQIEVTFDIDANGIVNVSAKDKGTGKEQQIRIQASGGLSDSDIEQMVKDAERFAEEDKKRRAAAEAKNNAESLIHTTERQLAEHGDKVDAALKGEIEAAIAEAKAAVESGDGDQMTEKAQALAQVAMKLGQAIYEKEQAAPAGDAAEAKADDDVVDAEFSEVDENKG; from the coding sequence ATGGCTAAAGTTATCGGCATCGATCTGGGCACGACGAACAGCTGCGTCGCCGTGATGGAAGGCGGCAAACCCAAGGTCATCGAAAATGCGGAAGGCGCGCGCACGACGCCGTCGGTCGTCGCGTTCACCAAGGATGGCGAGCGCCTGATCGGCCAGCCCGCCAAGCGGCAGGCGGTGACCAATCCGGACAACACGATTTTTGCGGTCAAGCGCCTGATCGGCCGCCGCTATGACGATCCCGTCACCAAGCGCGACACCGAGCTGGTGCCCTATGCCATCTCGCGCGGCCCCAATGGCGATGCCTGGGTGCAGGCGGGCGGCAAGGATTATTCGCCGTCGCAGATCTCGGCCTTCACCCTGCAGAAGATGAAGGAAACGGCCGAGGCCTATCTGGGCGAAACCGTCACCCAGGCGGTGATCACCGTTCCGGCCTATTTCAACGACGCCCAGCGCCAGGCGACCAAGGATGCCGGCCAGATCGCCGGGCTTGAGGTGCTGCGCATCATCAACGAGCCGACGGCGGCCGCGCTCGCCTACGGCCTTGAAAAGCAGGACGGCAAGACGATCGCCGTCTATGACCTTGGCGGCGGCACGTTCGACATCTCGGTCCTCGAGATCGGCGACGGCGTGTTCGAGGTGAAGGCGACCAATGGCGACACCTTCCTCGGCGGCGAGGATTTCGACTCGAAGGTCGTCGAATATCTGGCCGACGAGTTCAAAAAGGCCGAGGGCATCGATCTGCGCGCCGACCGGCTGGCGCTGCAGCGCCTGAAGGAAGCGGCAGAGCGCGCCAAGATCGAACTGTCGTCGGCGCAGACGACCGAGATCAACCTGCCCTTCATCACCGCCGACGCCACCGGGCCGAAGCATCTGGTGAAGACCGTCACCCGCGCCGATCTGGAGCGGCTGGTCGACGATCTGATCCAGCGCACGCTGGAGCCGTGCCGCAAGGCGCTCGCCGATGCGGGCGTGAAGGCGGCGGACATTTCCGAAGTGGTGCTGGTCGGCGGCATGACCCGCATGCCCAAGGTCCGTCAGGTCGTGAAGGACTTTTTCGGCAAGGAACCGCACACCGGCGTCAATCCGGACGAGGTCGTGGCGATGGGCGCGGCCATCCAGGCGGGCGTGCTGCAGGGTGACGTCAAGGACGTGCTGCTGCTCGACGTGACGCCGCTGTCGCTGGGCATCGAGACGCTGGGCGGCGTGTTCACCCGGATGATCGACCGCAACACGACGATCCCGACCAAGAAGAGCCAGGTCTATTCGACCGCCGACGACAATCAGCAGGCGGTGACCATCCGCGTGTTCCAGGGCGAACGCGAAATGGCGGCGGACAACAAGCTGCTCGGCCAGTTCGATCTGGTCGGCATCCCGCCGGCCCCGCGCGGCGTGCCGCAGATCGAGGTGACGTTCGACATCGATGCGAACGGCATCGTCAACGTGTCGGCCAAGGACAAGGGCACCGGCAAGGAACAGCAGATCCGCATCCAGGCGTCGGGCGGCCTGTCCGATTCCGACATCGAGCAGATGGTCAAGGACGCCGAGCGCTTCGCCGAAGAGGACAAGAAGCGCCGCGCCGCCGCCGAGGCCAAGAACAATGCCGAAAGCCTGATCCACACCACCGAGCGCCAGCTTGCCGAGCATGGCGACAAGGTCGATGCGGCGCTGAAGGGCGAGATCGAGGCTGCGATCGCCGAAGCGAAGGCGGCGGTCGAAAGCGGCGATGGCGACCAGATGACCGAAAAGGCCCAGGCGCTCGCCCAGGTGGCGATGAAGCTTGGCCAGGCGATCTACGAAAAGGAACAGGCCGCGCCCGCCGGCGATGCGGCCGAGGCCAAGGCCGATGACGATGTCGTCGATGCCGAGTTCTCCGAAGTGGACGAGAACAAGGGCTGA
- a CDS encoding copper chaperone PCu(A)C: MLRPFVGLCAAGIALATAGCTQEEAQLQVTDAWVRISPVASNPSAGYFTVKGGEKAVQLIGVSSPVAIRTEMHETMADHGAGDGNSDGKGHGMTMMKPVTSVDVPARGTVAFAPGGRHAMFWNINPGIVPPRTMPLVFTFSDGTQIEVAARTVAVGAPAPK, encoded by the coding sequence ATGTTGCGTCCGTTTGTTGGGCTTTGTGCCGCCGGCATTGCGCTGGCAACCGCCGGCTGCACGCAGGAAGAAGCGCAGCTGCAGGTGACCGATGCCTGGGTGCGCATCTCGCCGGTGGCGTCCAATCCGTCTGCCGGCTATTTCACGGTCAAGGGCGGGGAAAAGGCCGTCCAGCTGATCGGCGTCAGCTCGCCGGTCGCGATCCGCACCGAAATGCACGAAACGATGGCCGATCACGGTGCTGGTGATGGCAATAGCGATGGCAAGGGCCATGGCATGACGATGATGAAGCCGGTGACCAGCGTCGATGTGCCGGCGCGCGGCACCGTCGCGTTCGCGCCCGGCGGGCGCCATGCGATGTTCTGGAACATCAATCCCGGCATCGTGCCGCCGCGCACCATGCCGCTCGTCTTCACCTTCTCCGATGGCACCCAGATCGAGGTCGCGGCGCGCACCGTTGCGGTGGGTGCGCCCGCACCCAAATGA
- a CDS encoding vgr related protein, producing the protein MIRAALIRRAQAGGRPLTGGEIDLGRSVFGDAVDYAAIRIHRRCWWPLQPRRVVMAPDGAIWFHPESPAYHADFSAAPRAAQGLFIHEMVHVWQHQTGLFLPWRRHPFCRYTYRLEPGRPFARYGIEQQAEIVRHAFLAAGSWPSGEDGGDAMRLAALLPFGTLSG; encoded by the coding sequence ATGATCCGCGCCGCCCTGATCCGCCGGGCACAGGCCGGCGGCAGGCCGCTGACCGGCGGCGAGATCGATCTTGGCCGGTCAGTGTTCGGCGATGCGGTCGATTACGCGGCCATCCGCATCCATCGGCGCTGCTGGTGGCCCCTCCAGCCGCGCCGGGTGGTGATGGCACCCGATGGCGCGATCTGGTTCCACCCCGAAAGCCCCGCCTATCACGCCGATTTCAGCGCCGCGCCGCGTGCCGCGCAGGGGCTGTTCATCCATGAAATGGTGCATGTCTGGCAGCACCAGACCGGCCTGTTCCTGCCCTGGCGGCGGCATCCCTTCTGCCGCTACACCTATCGGCTGGAGCCGGGCCGGCCCTTCGCCCGATATGGCATCGAGCAGCAGGCGGAGATTGTCCGCCACGCCTTTCTGGCCGCAGGATCATGGCCTTCGGGCGAGGACGGCGGAGACGCGATGCGCCTCGCCGCACTGCTGCCGTTCGGCACCCTCTCGGGCTAG
- the tpiA gene encoding triose-phosphate isomerase, whose translation MSTGTQARRKLVAGNWKMNGDMAALAELDAIAAAAALHPHVDVAICPPFTLIAPAAARTALPIGAQDCHARASGAHTGCVSAAMLVEAGARLAIVGHSERRADQHESDAEVRAKAEAVMAAGMIAILCVGETEAERDAGRAEDVVAAQLAGSVPPGAKADALVIAYEPVWAIGTGRTPTPGDVAAMHAGIRTRLRALLGPEADGVRILYGGSVKPANAAELLGLPDVDGALVGGASLKAADFVPIIAAA comes from the coding sequence ATGAGCACCGGAACACAGGCGCGGCGCAAGCTGGTCGCGGGCAATTGGAAGATGAACGGCGACATGGCAGCGCTCGCCGAGCTGGATGCGATTGCAGCCGCCGCCGCCCTCCACCCGCATGTCGATGTCGCCATCTGCCCGCCCTTTACGCTGATCGCGCCGGCGGCAGCGCGGACGGCGCTGCCCATCGGCGCGCAGGATTGCCATGCGCGGGCGAGCGGCGCGCACACCGGCTGCGTGTCGGCGGCGATGCTGGTCGAGGCGGGGGCGCGGCTTGCCATTGTCGGCCATAGCGAGCGCCGCGCCGATCAGCATGAAAGCGATGCCGAGGTGCGCGCCAAGGCCGAAGCGGTGATGGCGGCCGGGATGATCGCCATCCTGTGCGTCGGCGAGACCGAGGCCGAGCGCGATGCCGGGCGGGCCGAGGATGTGGTCGCGGCCCAGCTGGCCGGATCGGTGCCGCCGGGGGCGAAGGCGGATGCGCTTGTCATTGCGTATGAACCGGTCTGGGCGATCGGCACCGGGCGCACGCCGACGCCGGGCGATGTCGCGGCGATGCATGCCGGCATCCGCACCCGGCTGCGTGCGCTGCTCGGGCCGGAGGCGGACGGGGTGCGCATCCTTTATGGCGGGTCGGTCAAGCCCGCCAACGCGGCCGAGCTGCTCGGCCTGCCCGATGTCGATGGCGCGCTGGTCGGCGGGGCGAGCCTCAAGGCAGCCGATTTCGTGCCGATCATCGCCGCCGCCTAG
- a CDS encoding peptidylprolyl isomerase, whose translation MLNALRSLSKSKFGVVLLGLFLAAIAAGFVLADIQNVGVPGSATGDNAARVGRTTISQADLRQRVQRAYESARRQDPALTIQSFVAQGGVEAVLNRMIDDLVIEQFARGAGMGVSRKLEDGLIAGAQAFRGLDGRFDQSQYEAFLAREGLSEKQVRAELARDLYSNQLIVPAAGGTRAPLGLALPYASMLLEQRRGQALFVPTAAFAPKAPGEAELTAYYRQNIGRYTIPERRVLRYAVIERAALAVPAPTDAEIAKAYDAAKAEYAPRETRDLSQVILPSESAARDFARRIEGGATIDAAARAIGLEAARLTGQTRQAYATASADAVAAAAFQTAQGRIAAPTRSPLGWHVVRVDQVRTVPGKTIADVRGELAAGILKTKSEQAFADLIARIDDAIANGGTFDEVVAANKLTGITTQPLLATGRTADAAPDAPVAPELAAVLKVAFDSEADDDPVVEQVAANERAVILKVGQIVAPTPRPMASIRDRLVADLGRDQGFAAARAAADRVLARLKAGDNLAAAARAAGAALPAPAAIAGQRRELLQAGRPVDPRLDALFGPRAGGARLAPAADMAGWYVVRVDQIVPGDARGQPALIQASQAQFGPVLGQEYAQQLIAAARRELGSEINQAAVGALKRDLIGPAAP comes from the coding sequence ATGCTCAACGCGCTTCGCAGTCTGTCCAAATCCAAGTTCGGCGTGGTGCTGCTTGGGCTGTTCCTTGCCGCGATCGCCGCCGGCTTTGTGCTGGCGGACATCCAGAATGTCGGGGTCCCGGGCAGCGCGACCGGCGACAATGCGGCACGGGTCGGGCGGACGACGATTTCCCAGGCCGATCTGCGCCAGCGGGTGCAGCGTGCCTATGAGTCCGCGCGGCGGCAGGATCCGGCGCTGACCATCCAGAGCTTTGTCGCCCAGGGCGGGGTGGAGGCGGTGCTCAACCGCATGATCGACGATCTCGTCATCGAACAGTTTGCGCGCGGCGCGGGCATGGGCGTCAGCCGTAAGCTCGAAGACGGGCTGATCGCCGGCGCGCAGGCGTTTCGCGGCCTCGACGGGCGGTTCGACCAGTCGCAATATGAAGCGTTTCTGGCGCGCGAGGGGCTGAGCGAAAAGCAGGTCCGCGCGGAACTCGCTCGCGATCTATATTCCAACCAGCTGATCGTGCCGGCGGCTGGCGGCACGCGCGCGCCGCTTGGCCTCGCGCTGCCCTATGCGTCGATGCTGCTCGAACAGCGGCGCGGCCAGGCGCTGTTCGTGCCGACGGCGGCGTTCGCGCCCAAGGCACCCGGCGAGGCCGAGCTGACCGCCTATTACCGGCAGAATATCGGCCGTTACACGATCCCGGAACGCCGGGTGCTCCGCTATGCGGTGATCGAGCGCGCGGCGCTTGCCGTGCCCGCGCCGACCGATGCGGAAATCGCCAAGGCCTATGATGCGGCCAAGGCCGAATATGCCCCGCGTGAAACCCGCGATCTGAGCCAGGTGATCCTGCCGTCCGAAAGCGCGGCGCGCGATTTCGCCCGGCGGATCGAAGGCGGGGCGACGATCGATGCCGCCGCGCGGGCCATCGGGCTGGAAGCCGCGCGGCTGACCGGCCAGACCCGCCAGGCCTATGCGACGGCAAGCGCCGATGCAGTCGCCGCGGCGGCGTTCCAGACCGCGCAGGGCCGGATCGCCGCGCCGACGCGCTCGCCGCTCGGCTGGCATGTCGTCCGCGTCGATCAGGTCCGCACCGTGCCGGGCAAGACGATTGCCGATGTGCGCGGCGAACTCGCCGCCGGCATCCTCAAAACCAAGAGCGAACAGGCCTTTGCCGATCTGATCGCGCGGATCGACGATGCGATCGCCAATGGCGGGACGTTCGACGAAGTGGTCGCCGCCAACAAGCTGACCGGCATCACCACCCAGCCGCTGCTCGCGACCGGGCGCACCGCCGATGCTGCGCCCGACGCGCCGGTCGCGCCGGAACTGGCCGCCGTGCTCAAGGTCGCGTTCGACAGCGAGGCGGATGATGATCCGGTGGTCGAACAGGTCGCAGCCAATGAACGGGCGGTGATCCTGAAGGTCGGCCAGATCGTCGCGCCGACGCCGCGCCCGATGGCGTCGATCCGCGACCGGCTGGTCGCCGATCTTGGCCGCGATCAGGGCTTTGCCGCCGCCCGCGCCGCCGCCGACCGGGTGCTCGCCCGGCTGAAGGCCGGCGACAATCTTGCCGCCGCCGCCCGCGCGGCGGGGGCCGCCCTGCCCGCGCCTGCGGCCATTGCAGGGCAGCGGCGCGAGCTGCTGCAGGCGGGCCGGCCGGTCGATCCCCGGCTCGATGCGCTGTTCGGCCCGCGCGCCGGCGGGGCGCGGCTCGCGCCCGCCGCCGACATGGCGGGCTGGTATGTGGTGCGCGTCGACCAGATCGTCCCCGGCGATGCGCGCGGCCAGCCGGCGCTGATCCAGGCGTCGCAGGCGCAGTTCGGCCCGGTGCTGGGCCAGGAATATGCGCAGCAGCTGATCGCCGCCGCCCGCCGCGAACTGGGCAGCGAAATCAACCAGGCAGCGGTCGGCGCGCTGAAGCGCGACCTGATCGGCCCGGCAGCGCCCTGA
- a CDS encoding anthranilate synthase component I family protein yields MASDDQAVAQALAEGRPAFVWRRQIADVHTPVGAALALIEPGRGDFLLESVEGGQTRGRHSLIGLAPDLVFRAVGDTAEINRNWLHDRDDFIPAGPAIAALRTLVGECRADVPAELPPALACLVGYFGYETFGLIENLPRPPANPLALPDMLFVRPTLILVFDRLTDELFLIAPLWPGDGAADPAARIADARERIDAAAARLAARGDTAARTAPPAVTDLSVTPHLAPGQYRDMVVRAQDYIRAGDIFQVVLAQRFTAPFPLPPFDLYRALRRINPSPFLYFLDLPGFALTGSSPEILVRARGGEVTIRPIAGTRPRGRTATEDAENRDSLLADPKERAEHLMLLDLGRNDVGRVAAPGSVRVTDSYTIEFYSHVMHIVSNVVGRLADGRDALDALFAGFPAGTVSGAPKVRACEIIAELEPETRGAYAGGVGYFSADGSMDSCIVLRTAVVKDGQMHVQAGAGIVADSDPAAEQRECEAKSGALFAAAREALVRALDPGFGQ; encoded by the coding sequence ATGGCAAGCGACGATCAGGCGGTGGCGCAGGCGCTGGCCGAAGGGCGGCCCGCCTTTGTCTGGCGGCGGCAGATCGCCGATGTCCACACCCCGGTCGGCGCGGCGCTTGCGCTGATCGAGCCGGGGCGCGGCGATTTCCTGCTGGAATCGGTCGAGGGCGGGCAGACGCGCGGCCGCCACAGCCTGATCGGGCTGGCACCGGACCTCGTCTTCCGCGCCGTCGGCGACACGGCCGAGATCAACCGCAACTGGCTGCACGACCGGGACGATTTCATCCCCGCCGGCCCGGCAATCGCGGCACTGCGCACGCTGGTCGGCGAATGCCGTGCCGATGTGCCGGCGGAACTGCCCCCGGCGCTCGCCTGTCTGGTCGGCTATTTCGGCTATGAGACGTTCGGCCTGATCGAAAACCTGCCCCGGCCGCCGGCCAATCCGCTGGCGCTGCCCGACATGCTGTTCGTGCGCCCGACCCTGATCCTGGTGTTCGACCGGCTGACCGACGAGCTGTTCCTGATCGCCCCGCTCTGGCCGGGTGACGGCGCTGCCGATCCGGCAGCCCGCATCGCCGACGCGCGGGAGCGGATCGACGCCGCCGCCGCCCGGCTGGCGGCGCGCGGCGATACCGCAGCGCGCACCGCACCGCCGGCCGTCACCGACCTGAGCGTGACGCCGCACCTTGCGCCCGGCCAGTACCGCGACATGGTCGTGCGCGCGCAGGACTATATCCGCGCCGGCGATATCTTTCAGGTCGTGCTCGCCCAGCGCTTCACCGCGCCCTTCCCGCTGCCGCCGTTCGATCTTTACCGCGCGCTCAGGCGGATCAATCCGTCGCCCTTCCTTTATTTCCTCGACCTGCCGGGCTTTGCGCTCACCGGCAGCAGCCCGGAGATTCTGGTGCGCGCGCGCGGCGGCGAGGTGACGATCCGCCCGATCGCCGGCACCCGGCCGCGCGGGCGGACCGCGACCGAAGATGCCGAGAATCGCGACAGCCTGCTCGCCGATCCCAAGGAACGGGCCGAGCATCTGATGCTGCTCGACCTTGGCCGCAACGATGTCGGCCGGGTGGCCGCGCCGGGCAGCGTGCGCGTGACCGACAGCTACACGATCGAGTTTTACAGCCACGTCATGCACATCGTGTCGAACGTGGTCGGGCGGCTGGCCGACGGGCGCGACGCGCTCGATGCGCTGTTCGCCGGCTTTCCGGCCGGCACGGTGTCGGGCGCGCCCAAGGTCCGCGCGTGCGAGATCATTGCCGAGCTGGAGCCGGAAACGCGCGGTGCCTATGCGGGCGGCGTCGGCTATTTCTCGGCCGACGGGTCGATGGACAGCTGCATCGTGCTGCGCACCGCCGTGGTCAAGGACGGGCAGATGCACGTCCAGGCCGGGGCCGGCATCGTCGCCGACAGCGATCCCGCCGCCGAACAGCGCGAGTGCGAGGCCAAATCGGGCGCGCTGTTCGCCGCCGCGCGCGAGGCGCTTGTTCGCGCGCTCGATCCCGGTTTCGGGCAATAG
- a CDS encoding alpha/beta fold hydrolase, which yields MLAALALSQPASAAPAGAREQDLTLRNFRFHTGEVLPELKLHYTTLGTPQRDASGAVTNAVMILHGTGGSGHQFFQPQFADALFGPGQPLDTARYFIILPDNIGHGASSKPSDGLKARFPAYDYADMVDAQARLLDHLGVRRLRLLMGTSMGCMHGFVWGTTRPERVQAMMPMACLPVEIAGQNRMWRKLAIDAVRADPAYRGGDYTAQPLAGLRTAASLLLVAGLNPVQAQAQAPTRIAAEAALDTAFARTIAGRDANDLIWQLDSSRTYNPAAGLERMTMPVTWVNSADDFINPPGLGIAEAAARRLPQGKFILIPQSAETRGHGTHTWARFWQHELVALLARSEGR from the coding sequence ATGCTCGCGGCACTCGCGCTCAGCCAGCCGGCATCCGCCGCCCCGGCGGGCGCGCGCGAGCAGGATCTGACGCTCAGGAACTTCCGCTTCCACACCGGGGAAGTGCTGCCGGAGCTGAAGCTGCATTACACGACGCTCGGCACGCCGCAGCGCGACGCATCGGGCGCGGTCACGAATGCGGTGATGATCCTCCACGGCACCGGCGGATCGGGGCATCAGTTCTTCCAGCCCCAGTTCGCCGATGCGCTGTTCGGGCCGGGCCAGCCGCTCGACACAGCGCGCTATTTCATCATCCTGCCCGACAATATCGGCCATGGCGCGTCGTCCAAGCCCAGCGACGGGCTGAAGGCGCGCTTTCCCGCCTATGACTATGCCGACATGGTCGATGCGCAGGCCCGGCTGCTCGACCATCTGGGCGTCAGGCGGCTCCGGCTGCTGATGGGCACATCGATGGGCTGCATGCACGGCTTTGTCTGGGGCACCACCCGGCCCGAACGCGTACAGGCGATGATGCCGATGGCGTGCCTGCCGGTCGAGATCGCCGGCCAGAACCGCATGTGGCGCAAGCTGGCGATCGATGCCGTGCGCGCCGATCCCGCCTATCGCGGCGGCGATTACACGGCCCAGCCGCTCGCTGGGCTGCGCACCGCCGCCAGCCTGCTGCTCGTCGCCGGGCTGAACCCGGTTCAGGCCCAGGCGCAGGCCCCGACGCGCATTGCCGCCGAAGCCGCGCTCGACACCGCATTTGCGCGCACCATCGCCGGGCGCGATGCCAATGACCTGATCTGGCAGCTCGACAGTTCCAGGACCTACAATCCGGCGGCAGGGCTCGAGCGGATGACGATGCCCGTCACCTGGGTGAACTCGGCCGATGATTTCATCAATCCGCCGGGCCTGGGCATTGCCGAGGCGGCGGCCCGCCGCCTGCCGCAGGGCAAGTTCATCCTGATCCCGCAAAGCGCCGAGACGCGCGGCCACGGCACCCATACATGGGCGCGGTTCTGGCAGCATGAGCTGGTGGCGCTGCTCGCGCGCAGCGAAGGGCGCTGA
- a CDS encoding anthranilate synthase component II — protein sequence MILVIDNYDSFTWNLVHYLMELGAEVDVVRNDALSAGQALSSGAQAFLISPGPCTPNEAGISLDLVAACAAAGRPLLGVCLGHQAIGQHFGGKVVRGGLMHGKTSPVTHDGTGLFAGLPSPFTATRYHSLVVPEDTLPPELVVNARSDDGHVMGFRHQSLPIHGVQFHPESIATEHGHRMLANFMRAAGLPVREPA from the coding sequence ATGATCCTTGTCATCGATAACTATGACAGCTTCACCTGGAACCTCGTCCATTATCTGATGGAGCTGGGGGCCGAGGTCGATGTGGTGCGCAACGACGCGCTGTCGGCCGGTCAGGCGCTGTCATCGGGCGCGCAGGCCTTTCTGATTTCGCCCGGCCCCTGCACGCCCAACGAAGCGGGCATCTCGCTCGATCTGGTCGCCGCCTGTGCTGCTGCCGGGCGGCCGCTGCTCGGCGTGTGCCTTGGCCATCAGGCGATCGGCCAGCATTTCGGCGGCAAGGTGGTGCGCGGCGGGCTGATGCACGGCAAGACGTCGCCGGTCACCCATGACGGCACCGGGCTGTTCGCAGGCCTGCCCTCGCCCTTCACCGCCACCCGCTATCATTCGCTGGTCGTGCCCGAAGACACGCTGCCGCCCGAACTGGTCGTCAATGCGCGCAGCGATGACGGCCATGTGATGGGCTTTCGCCATCAGAGCCTGCCGATCCACGGCGTCCAGTTCCATCCCGAGAGCATCGCGACCGAGCATGGCCACCGGATGCTGGCCAATTTCATGCGCGCGGCCGGCCTGCCGGTCAGGGAGCCGGCATGA
- the trpD gene encoding anthranilate phosphoribosyltransferase: MTTITILPDASVPLDADTAARAFGDILDGKPAHDDIARFLADMSLRDETAAEIAACAQAMRARMLPVDAPPNAIDVCGTGADAQHSLNISTAVAIVVAACGVPVAKHGNRAASSKAGAADTLEALGLNLDVASATAERSLNDLGIAFLFAQIHHPALAPLAPIRRALGRRTVFNLVGPLCNPARVSRQLIGIARPDFMPVYADAARRVGLQAALLVAGDEPLDELSIAGPSTMVSVGMLGDSVHRVMPRDAGLQPHALDALKGDDAAYNAAALRRLLMGSPGAYRDAVLLNAAAALMVAGEAADLKDGARRAAHAIDDQSALHLLERWIAYR, encoded by the coding sequence ATGACGACGATCACCATCCTGCCCGATGCCAGCGTCCCGCTCGACGCCGACACCGCGGCGCGCGCCTTTGGCGACATTCTGGACGGCAAGCCCGCCCATGACGATATCGCCCGTTTCCTTGCCGACATGTCGCTGCGCGACGAGACGGCGGCGGAAATCGCCGCCTGCGCGCAGGCGATGCGCGCCCGGATGCTGCCGGTCGATGCGCCGCCAAACGCCATCGACGTCTGTGGCACCGGGGCGGATGCACAGCACAGCCTCAACATCTCGACCGCCGTCGCGATCGTCGTCGCGGCCTGCGGCGTGCCCGTCGCCAAGCACGGCAACCGCGCGGCCTCGTCCAAGGCCGGGGCGGCGGACACGCTCGAGGCGCTCGGGCTGAACCTCGATGTCGCCTCGGCAACCGCCGAGCGCAGCCTGAATGACCTGGGCATCGCGTTCCTGTTTGCGCAGATCCACCATCCGGCGCTGGCCCCGCTGGCCCCGATCCGCCGCGCGCTCGGGCGGCGGACGGTGTTCAACCTGGTCGGCCCGCTGTGCAACCCGGCGCGGGTGTCGCGGCAGCTGATCGGCATTGCGCGGCCCGATTTCATGCCCGTCTATGCCGATGCCGCGCGGCGTGTCGGGCTGCAAGCGGCGCTGCTGGTCGCGGGCGACGAGCCGCTCGATGAACTGTCGATCGCGGGACCGAGCACGATGGTGTCGGTCGGCATGCTGGGCGACAGCGTCCACCGCGTCATGCCGCGCGATGCGGGCCTTCAGCCGCACGCCCTTGATGCGCTGAAAGGGGATGATGCCGCCTATAACGCGGCTGCGCTGCGCCGCCTGCTGATGGGCAGCCCCGGCGCCTATCGCGACGCGGTGCTGCTCAATGCCGCCGCCGCGCTGATGGTGGCGGGCGAGGCCGCCGATCTGAAGGACGGCGCCCGTCGCGCCGCCCATGCGATCGACGACCAGAGCGCGCTGCACCTGCTCGAACGCTGGATCGCCTATCGATGA
- the trpC gene encoding indole-3-glycerol phosphate synthase TrpC produces MNKLQEICAFKVTDTARRRALNPDLDALIAAQSPPRGFRRALDSAPGYGLIAEIKKASPSKGLIRADFDPPAHARAYQAGGASCLSVLTDEPYFQGRDADLVAARAACALPVLRKDFIVDPWQVREARALGADAILIIVAALDDGQMAEIEAAAIELGMDALVEVHSAAELDRALALKSRLIGVNNRDLRDFSVSFERTYELVGRAPAGCTFVAESGLTHRADLNAMAERGVRCFLIGETLMRADDVEAATRALVG; encoded by the coding sequence ATGAACAAGCTTCAGGAAATCTGCGCCTTCAAGGTGACGGACACCGCCCGTCGCCGCGCGCTCAACCCCGATCTCGATGCGCTGATCGCCGCCCAGTCGCCGCCGCGCGGGTTTCGCCGCGCGCTCGATTCCGCGCCCGGCTATGGCCTGATCGCCGAAATCAAGAAGGCCAGCCCGTCCAAAGGGCTGATCCGCGCCGATTTCGACCCGCCCGCCCATGCCCGCGCCTATCAGGCGGGCGGCGCATCCTGCCTGTCGGTGCTGACCGACGAGCCTTATTTCCAGGGCCGCGATGCCGATCTGGTCGCCGCGCGCGCGGCCTGTGCGCTGCCGGTGCTGCGCAAGGATTTCATCGTCGATCCGTGGCAGGTGCGCGAGGCGCGCGCGCTGGGCGCGGACGCGATCCTGATCATCGTCGCCGCGCTCGACGATGGCCAGATGGCCGAAATCGAAGCGGCGGCGATCGAACTGGGCATGGACGCGCTGGTCGAGGTGCACAGCGCCGCCGAGCTGGACCGGGCGCTTGCGCTCAAGTCGCGGCTGATCGGGGTCAATAACCGCGATCTCAGGGACTTTTCGGTCAGTTTTGAGCGGACATATGAACTTGTCGGCCGCGCCCCCGCCGGGTGCACCTTTGTCGCCGAAAGCGGGCTGACGCACCGCGCCGATCTGAACGCGATGGCCGAACGCGGCGTGCGCTGCTTCCTGATCGGCGAAACGCTGATGCGCGCCGACGATGTCGAGGCCGCGACCCGGGCACTGGTCGGCTGA